From a region of the Panicum virgatum strain AP13 chromosome 2K, P.virgatum_v5, whole genome shotgun sequence genome:
- the LOC120659468 gene encoding uncharacterized protein LOC120659468 has product MGEMVASTLAQEGVSRVFSSISTKLDDRASRAHNVRRLDIALSRMEYAFERTAKMPITCVSLLRRWKMLMSAYNEGVHLLNKHKLPAALEGHAETGQVVVRSSYYYLQRIATAAYFSLSSLASGLNKQQCLSSSVVQIFEGYADSADKFVADVESACPLRRDTFFPYPFVRQLLQGRSFIYPVRVEGSLLLFGMNPVVLEGRGVEACIWYKRFYSERLDGLLLVLRLSESTDIVGAAIDCVRSFASLLNLPAQEAIIGHLTQLPNLQEISDSFSCYVSALEYNLPSTSDEALRLNVGFSPHAGHFSISFVAEAMRSKYEHFPFGSIEQTVDMTRSRSVEFLIGQPEVKDYTVFWKSRHGHAFFEVVKPRIDMAAVPKASGSRYNTRSAAAKRKRS; this is encoded by the exons ATGGGGGAAATGGTGGCTTCGACTCTTGCTCAGGAGGGCGTGAGCAGGGTGTTCTCGTCCATCTCAACCAAGCTCGATGACAGGGCGTCCAGAGCTCACAACGTCAGAAGGCTCGACATAGCACTGTCTCGCATGGAGTATGCCTTTGAGAGGACCGCGAAGATGCCAATCACATGCGTCTCCCTGCTTCGGCGTTGGAAGATGCTCATGAGCGCCTACAACGAGGGAGTTCATCTGCTCAACAAGCACAAGCTGCCAGCTGCGCTCGAAGGCCACGCAGAAACTGGGCAAGTGGTGGTAAGGAGTTCCTACTACTACCTCCAACGGATTGCTACTGCTGCATatttctccctctcttctcttgcTAGTGGCCTGAACAAGCAGCAGTGCTTGAGCTCGTCCGTTGTCCAAATTTTTGAGGGGTACGCAGACAGTGCTGACAAGTTTGTAGCGGACGTGGAGTCCGCCTGCCCACTCCGGCGCGACACCTTCTTCCCCTACCCATTTGTGAGGCAACTTCTCCAAGGGAGAAGTTTCATATATCCTGTTCGGGTGGAAGGAAGCCTGCTCTTGTTTGGTATGAATCCTGTGGTTTTGGAAGGGCGTGGCGTGGAGGCATGCATATGGTATAAGCGTTTCTATTCCGAGAGGTTAGATGGGCTATTATTAGTGCTACGGCTGTCGGAAAGCACGGACATAGTTGGGGCTGCTATAGATTGCGTGCGGTCATTCGCATCACTGCTCAACCTTCCAGCTCAAGAAGCAATAATTGGACATCTCACCCAACTGCCTAATTTACAGGAGATTTCAGATTC TTTCAGTTGTTATGTCTCAGCACTAGAGTACAACTTGCCTAGCACATCTGACGAAGCTCTTAGGCTGAATGTTGGCTTCTCACCTCATGCCGGCCATTTCAGTATCAGTTTTGTAGCGGAGGCCATGCGAAGCAAATACGAACATTTTCCATTTGGTAGCATAGAACAAACAGTAGATAtgacaagatcaagatcagttGAATTTCTCATCGGTCAGCCAGAGGTGAAGGATTATACGGTGTTCTGGAAGTCTAGACATGGTCACGCATTCTTTGAGGTGGTAAAGCCAAGGATCGACATGGCAGCTGTGCCCAAAGCCAGCGGCAGCAGGTACAACACCCGGAGTGCAGCTGCAAAGAGAAAGCGGTCGTAG